In Deinococcus maricopensis DSM 21211, the sequence CTGCTTCCAGCCGTCAATGGAGCCGAGGCGGATGCCGCTTTTTTCGAGGAAGCGGTTGCGGGTGCTGATGAGTTCGGCGTAGCGCTCGGCTTCGCGGGGGCTGAGGCGCACGAGGATGCGCACTTCCTGGTAGTCGGCGAGGGTGCCGCCGCGCAGGTCTTCGGGCGCGCGCGCGTACACGACGGGGCCGATCAGGTCGTTCAGGTCGCGTTCGCGGCCGTCGCTGCGTTTGGGCGTGGCGGTGAGGCCCAGGCGGTACGGGGCGAGGCTCATGTCGGCGATGACGCGCGTGAAGTCGGATGGGAGGTGGTGCGCTTCGTCGAAGATCAGCAGGGCGTAGCGTCCGGCGAGGTCTTCGGCGTGGATGGCGGCGCTGTCGTACGTGGCGACCAGGATGGGCGTTTCGTCTTTGCTGCCGCCGCCGAGCAGGCCGATGTTGGCGTCGGGGAAAGCGGCGAGCAGGCCGGAGTACCACTGGTGCAGCAGGTCGAGGGTGGGGACGCAGATGAGGGTGGGACGCGGGGTGTCGCGCATGGCGAGTTGCGCGACGAGGGTTTTGCCGGCGCCGGTGGGGAGGACGACGAGGCCGGTGCGGCCCGCGCGTTTCCAGGCGCTCAGGGCTTCTTGCTGGTGCGGGTAGGGTTGGACCTCGCGCGCGAAGGGGAGTGTGAGTTTGTCGTACGTGGCGGCCTCGTCGCGGTAGGCGACGAGGTGGTTGCGCAGCAGTTCGCTGATCGTGCGGTAGGCGCGTCCTGGCGCGCGGTGCGTCTGGGCGCGGGCGTCCCACGTGAAGAGGTGGGCGACGACGTCGGGCACCTCTCGCATCACGAGGGTGCCGCGGTCGAGGCGGAGCACGGGCGTCACCTGCGAATCCTAACGGGTCGCGGTGTGGGGGACCGTCGGGCGGGCACGTTCTGATTATTACAGAAAATGACTACGTATTATGCCCAAGGCGAGTTTGGCCATGCTCATGAAGAAAGCCTCAGCCACCCCACCGGCCCTCCCCCACTGCCCTTTGGGCAGACCTGAAGCCCCCACACACAAACCCCAAAGCCCCAAAACGCCGTCCAGCACGGCCACTCCCAGAAACGTTAGCGGACGCCACCCCCAAACAGGCACGCTTCGCGTGAAGCGCCGTAAGGCGCCCCCTCAGCCCAGCCTTCAAACGACTCAAGACGCCCCGACCCGCCACCCATCCGCCTCCGCAACCGCCCGAGTTCAATAACAACCGTCGTCCAGTACGGCCACACCACCCCCCTTCGGAGGAAAAGCGCATGTTCTACCACGACAACAAACTGCAGTACACCGTCCGCGTCGATACCCCCGACCCCCGCTTCGCCCGCCTCCTGCAACAGGCCATCGGCGGCGTCGAAGGCGAAATCCGCGTCATGCTGCAGTACCTCTTCCAGGCGTGGGGGAACCGCGGCCCCACCAAATACCGCGACATGCTCCTCGAAACCGGCACCGAGGAAATCGGCCACGTCGAGATGCTCGCCACCGCCGTCGCCCTGAACCTCGAAGGCGCCCCCGCCAGCCTGCAGGAACAGGCCGCCACCACCAACCCCATCGTCGGCGCCATCATGGGCGGCATGGACCCCCGCCAGTACCTCTCGGCGGGCATGGCCGCCCTCGCCAGCGACGCGAACGGCGTCCCCTTCGACGGCTCGCACGTGTACGCCAGCGGCAACATCGCCGCCGACATGTACTCGAACGTCACCGCCGAAGCGACCGGCCGCGCCCTCGCGTGCCGCCTGTTCGAACTCACCGACGACCCCGGCATGAAAGACATGCTGCGCTTCCTGATCGCCCGCGACACCATGCACCAGCAGCAGTGGCTCGCCGTCATCGAGGAACTCGGCGGGCACAAGGGCGTCCTGCCCATCCCCAACAGCTTCCCCGACAGTGAGCAGGTGCAGGACGTCGCCTACGACTTCTTCGCCACCGGCATTGAGGGCGTCGAACCGCCCGCCGGGCGGTTCACGAGCGGCCCGTCCCTCGACGGCAAAGGCGAATTCCGCCTGCGTCTCGCGCAGCCCATGGGGCAGGAGCCGAAACTCGCGCCGCCCATCCCGCAGGCGTACGCGCAGACCGAGCAGCTCCTGGGCGCCGACGCCATGAGCGCCGACGCGACCACCAGCGTCATCACCACCGACCCCGACGACACGAAATAACGCCCTCACGAGGACGCCGCCGGGCCATGGCCCGGCGGCGTCCTCAGCGCGTTCCAGCGCGGCCAACGTGGCTCAAGTCGGACGCCTGTCAGATCCCGCGGCCTACACTACAGGTATGCCCGCTGCGCCCCGCCCCGAGAACGAGTACGCTCGCCTGCTCGACCTCGCGCGTTACGACATCCTCGACAGCGCCCCCGAGGAGACCTTCGATCGCCTCACGCGCCTCGTCGCCCGTACCCTGCGCGCACCCGCCGCCATCATCAACTTCGTCGACCAGTACCGTCAGTGGGGCAAATCCTGCTTCGGCACCGGCGACTCCACCGGCCCGCGCGAACACTCCTTCTGCGCGTGGACGATCCTCAGCGACGACGTTATGGTCGTCGAGGACGCCACCCAGGACGCCCGCTTCGCCGACAACCCGCAGGTCACCGGCGCGCCGCACATTCACCTGTACGCCGGCGCGCCCCTCATCACCCCCAGCGGTCACCGCCTCGGGTCCATCTGCGTCATCGACTCGCAACCCCGCACCCTCGACGACGACGACCGCCGCGCCCTGCAGGACTTCGCGGCGCTCATCATGGACGAACTGGAATTCCGCGTCCGCAACAAGGAACTTCAGCAGGAAGTCGGCGCGCAGGCGCAGGTCATGCGCGAACTGCGCCGCACCGCCACGCACGCCCACACCCTCGAAGCCGTGAACGCCCTGCTGGACGCCCCCCTCACCCCCGAGGACGCCACGCTCGCCGCCGCCCGCGCCATCGGCGAAGCCATCCACGCCGATTGGACCGGCCTCGTCACCGCCGTGAACGGCGCCCCCACCGTCCAGACCGCGCATCACCTCCCCGACACCCCCCCGGCCCTGCTGGACTTCGCCGCGCACCTGCAGGAGTACCAGGGTGTCACCAGCACGCTGCTCGACACCACCACGCCCACGTACATCGAGGAGTACGCCCTCCACCCCAACGCCATCGGCATCGCCGTCGAAGCGGGCCTCAGCGCCGCCGCGTGGCTGCCGCTCGGCCGCTACGACGACACGGTGTTCCTGCTCGTCGCCGTCCGCGCGGACCGCGGGCGACGCCACGCCTGGCGCGCCAGCGACCGCGCCCTGCTCGACGCGGCCGGCCGCAGCGTCCGCAGCGCCCTGGACCGCCGCACCGTCCAGGCCGCTGCCGAACGCGCCGCACGCCTCGACACGCTCACCGGCGCCGGCAACCGCCTCAGCTTCGAGGAGGACCTCAACGCCCGCATTCACAGCGGCGCGCCGTTCACGCTCGCCGCCATCGACCTCGACGGCTTCAAATCCGTCAACGACACCGAAGGGCACGCGCAGGGCGACAAACTGCTGCGCGTCTTCACCGCCACCCTGCAAAGCGAAATCAGCGACGCCGGCCGCGTCTACCGCCCCGGCGGCGACGAGTTCGCGCTGCTCAGCCCCCTGAGCGCCGAAGAGATCGAGGAGATCGTGGACGTCGCGGTCGTGGCCGCGCGCGGCGTCACGACCGCCCGCGTCGGCGCGAGCGTCGGCGTCACCGCCTTCCCGGACGACGGCACCACCCCGGACACGCTGCTGCGCACCGCCGACGACCGCATGTACGCGGTGAAGCGACGCCGTCAGGCCCTGCGCGACGACACGCCCGGCACGTAAGGGCCGCGCGAACTCACAGGAAACGCTTCAGGGCGCGCCGTTGCTTCAGGGCGCGCCCTCGTCACACCATGAGGCATGACGCCCGTGGAAGCCGGCCTGTACTGGTTCTGCCTCGCCGCGCTGCTCGCGAACGTGGTCCTGATCATCACGCTGCTCGTCCGCCGACGGTGGCTGACGGCGCTCCTCACTGCCGTCCTGGTCGGCGCAGGGGCGTACGTCATCGTCGTCCGTCCGTGGTTACCTCCACACGACGTGAACCTGCTCGAACCCTGGAAGACCGACGGGCGAGCAGGATGAGGCCCCGTGCGCATCTGGCGGAGGGGGCGTGCGCTTTCGTGCTGATCACCGTCCCCCAACCGCTAGACTCCTCGTGGCCGCTCTGAGCTGCCTGTGAGGAAACCATGAAAAACCTGCTCCCCCCCCTGAGCCTCGCGCTCGCCCTCGCGGCCTGCTCCCCTACGCCCGCGCCCGCGCCCGCACCGGCCCCCGCCGAGCCCCCTCCCGCCGCCACGTACCCCTACAACCCCAGCGCCAGCGCCCAGGAAAGCGCCGACCCCCGCATCCCCTACGCAGGCGAGTGGGTCTGGCTCGCCGTCTTCAAAGACGGCACCACCCAATACGGCAAGATGAACGTCGACGAACGCTTCGCTCCCGTCGACAAGTTCACGAACATCGGCTCGGCCTGGAACGTCCTGTGCGTCGATGCAGACACCTGCCCCACCACCCCGTACGGGCAGGATGAAGCGATCATTGCCACCTACACCGATGCCGGGAAGTCCTTCCTTGCCGTCACCGGGTACGCAGCGGCCAGCGACAGCCCGCAGTTCGGCATCTTCGACGAGGACGGCGTGGTCACGGTCGAGGACGGCCATGCCTGGATCGAAGGCACAGGCGTGTGGGCCGACGACCGCGAGATCGGGTTCGCCATGATGCAGGTCCACGCGGGCCTCAGCGCCACCAGCACCGGCAAGACCAGCGTCGGCGCCCTGAAGGTCGCGCCCACGATCCGCAACGTCCACGCGCAAGGCACCGCGTCGCTGACCGCGAAGGCCGTCCAACTCCTGAAAAACACGTTCTGAACGCACAGGCGGCTGAGTCCTCAGCCGCCTGCACATGCAGAAGGCCTCGCGTATGCGAGGCCTTCTGTTGTGGTGGGTCGTGTAGGACTCGAACCTACAACCCGCTGATTAAGAGTTATGCCAATGATAACCCCGCCTCAATACACGCAGGACGTGAAATTCCTTAAATAAAATTATAGTAGGATTCGACATCACCGGATCAAGCTGGCGAACTCTGTAACTAAGAAATTTAGTGAAAGTTTTCACGCTTATGCTGCCGCATGATTTGGATCATGATCTGAACTTGGTGGAGGTCATGGTTCGGTCGCCTCGCGCGTCCATTTCCCTGCCCTGCCGTCCTCGGCTCGGCTGCCTTCGTCCCCCAGGCCGCTGCCCGGTCGGTGCCCTTCTCTCCGCCAGCTTCCAGCCCCTTTAGCGCCTTCCGCCGCGCTAACAGACAATTTTTCTATTACGGATAAATCCGAGAGAAAAAGCTGGTGCCCCTTGAGCCTACCGAGCACGTTAAGTCGTGTCAACAGCTTTTGGTGGCGGGAAGGAGGTACGTTCGTTTTTGTAAACAACAACAGAGTGACTAGGTTTACCAGGTCGTTTGAGTCTCAATGACCTTATCCGCTACATAACCTTACTGATCAAGAGCTGGAGTGACGGAGGACCTCCTAGCTCTCAAGAGGAGGCTGCGCAGGGAAAAACACCCCCGGGCTATAGTCAATAGCTTCAGCGCAATGAAGATGTTTTGTCTGCATGACCAGCAAGACTGGCCTACAGCTCGTCTTCAAGTACCTTCATACCGCTTGAGATCAAATGTTGCACGAGCGACAGCTCTAGCCGCTTCCCGATAAGTACAAGA encodes:
- a CDS encoding DEAD/DEAH box helicase family protein, with product MTPVLRLDRGTLVMREVPDVVAHLFTWDARAQTHRAPGRAYRTISELLRNHLVAYRDEAATYDKLTLPFAREVQPYPHQQEALSAWKRAGRTGLVVLPTGAGKTLVAQLAMRDTPRPTLICVPTLDLLHQWYSGLLAAFPDANIGLLGGGSKDETPILVATYDSAAIHAEDLAGRYALLIFDEAHHLPSDFTRVIADMSLAPYRLGLTATPKRSDGRERDLNDLIGPVVYARAPEDLRGGTLADYQEVRILVRLSPREAERYAELISTRNRFLEKSGIRLGSIDGWKQFVMQSGSPDGRKAMLAHREARALAYGTDGKLRVLEEILANHPKDRTLIFTDDNATVYRISREFLIPAITHQTPVKERHALLQKFRSGEYRVIVTSRVLNEGVDVPEASVAVVLSGTATEREHIQRLGRILRQAKDKRAVLYEVVTEGTSEERVSQQRRGQWQPRSDLGMDAGVNFWEDINASD
- a CDS encoding manganese catalase family protein; this encodes MFYHDNKLQYTVRVDTPDPRFARLLQQAIGGVEGEIRVMLQYLFQAWGNRGPTKYRDMLLETGTEEIGHVEMLATAVALNLEGAPASLQEQAATTNPIVGAIMGGMDPRQYLSAGMAALASDANGVPFDGSHVYASGNIAADMYSNVTAEATGRALACRLFELTDDPGMKDMLRFLIARDTMHQQQWLAVIEELGGHKGVLPIPNSFPDSEQVQDVAYDFFATGIEGVEPPAGRFTSGPSLDGKGEFRLRLAQPMGQEPKLAPPIPQAYAQTEQLLGADAMSADATTSVITTDPDDTK
- a CDS encoding sensor domain-containing diguanylate cyclase gives rise to the protein MPAAPRPENEYARLLDLARYDILDSAPEETFDRLTRLVARTLRAPAAIINFVDQYRQWGKSCFGTGDSTGPREHSFCAWTILSDDVMVVEDATQDARFADNPQVTGAPHIHLYAGAPLITPSGHRLGSICVIDSQPRTLDDDDRRALQDFAALIMDELEFRVRNKELQQEVGAQAQVMRELRRTATHAHTLEAVNALLDAPLTPEDATLAAARAIGEAIHADWTGLVTAVNGAPTVQTAHHLPDTPPALLDFAAHLQEYQGVTSTLLDTTTPTYIEEYALHPNAIGIAVEAGLSAAAWLPLGRYDDTVFLLVAVRADRGRRHAWRASDRALLDAAGRSVRSALDRRTVQAAAERAARLDTLTGAGNRLSFEEDLNARIHSGAPFTLAAIDLDGFKSVNDTEGHAQGDKLLRVFTATLQSEISDAGRVYRPGGDEFALLSPLSAEEIEEIVDVAVVAARGVTTARVGASVGVTAFPDDGTTPDTLLRTADDRMYAVKRRRQALRDDTPGT